The genomic segment GCAGGACAAAATACTTGGCACATGTGAACACATTATTAACAGATGTGCAAAAGACATTGATACAAACAACTCCTTTTGCATGGCTATTTTCCATTGATGTGGATGCCAAAATGAGTAGGACACTACTTTTAGAATTGTGTAGTAGATGGTCAGAGAGGAGGGGCGGGTTTGAAGTTAGGTCTGTCTTTATTCCATTCACCAAGTTAGACCTTTGTTtaggtttaggggttagggttaaTGGAGAGATGTTTAAGTTGTTTAAAGACGAAGTTGATTGTCATACTAGGAGATTGTTTGACACAATTGATGTAAGTGTTCATAATGTTTATGAAGAAATTCAAAAGCATATAAAAGGGGATGAAGTAAGTGATGTTTgtagattatatttattattagggTTGAGTGAGTTTTTCTTCCCAAATAGAGGTGGAAAAGTTCCCTTaggtttatttgaattattagatGATTTATCCTGTATTGGAAAATATAACTGGGGGCGTGTTATTTATGAGTATTTGGTTTCTAGTTTGTGTGATGTTGCACTGTGTGTGGGAAAGAGACAAAACAGATCACACTGTCATGTGGTTGGTTGTGTATTTGCATTACAGGTATATTTTGATGTTAGTTACAGAAGTTATTGTGTTATAACTTACAATTGTTAATTTTCTGAAATTGAAGTTTGTATGTAACAGATCTGGGCAATGGAACATGTTTTGTACGGTCAGAAGAAGTTGGCTAAAACAAATAGTTGTTTACCTAGAATCCTTCATTGGATACATGTTAAAGTTGGTGAAGCAGAAATTGAGAAAGCCTTTCTGTGTAATGAAgtgagattaaattaatatgtgTTATACCAATTGgatgttttttaatttgtattgattttaatatgtttattgtggttattttgttttgtataggTGATTACCGAGATATATGTAAGCAATGAAGAGATGTGTTCTGAAATAGTCAAAGAAGGCTTAGATGGTCATCACAATGCTGGATTGAAGGAGAACTTCCAAAGGCGATCTATGGCTGATATTGTGGCAGAAAATGAAGCTTTGGTTGCTATCATTGTTGACCAAGAGGCATCCATTGGCAAGCTGGAGAAAATGGTTGACAACCTGGCAATGGTTGTTGCACAAAAGCGGCAACAGTTTGATGATGTTACGAATTCAAATTCGAATAAAAAGTGTGACATGTTAGTTCATGAATTTGGGACAAGTAGTTCACAGGAACATTATGAGGTACAAGTATCATCTATTGGGAagtcaaattcaaataaagagTCAGAGATTGAAGGTGATCGTGTGGATAAGTCCAATTCTGAGAATGTTTTTGATGTTACACCTGCTGTTGGAAAATGTTTCATTGAAAATGATGGTGATATTTTAGGTCATGCAGAGATGGATACTGAAAAATCTGACATGTACACGCGTTTAAAAGCTCAACCTAGGAAGCGTGTTAGAAGTGTTATTCTGAAAACCCCTTGGACAAGATTAGATAGGAAAAATCATAGGCGCATTGTATAGTTTATGAAGTtgtttattttacaatattagGTTGGAATGATAAATATTGTTACCAAACTGAAATGTCATTTTGAATTATGTTAACTTTGTATTTTTTGATGAATAGAGGTTGAATATATGAAGCATTTGTAATTGTTATTGAGATGTTATTTTTCCTGGTTGATTGAATTTGATTTGGGAATACGTAACTTTTTCTGTTGTTTTTGTTGATAAGGGCAATTGAATTAACCATGTGCATCATTAGAGATAAGCAATAACTCAAACAGTTTTGTAGTCAATATTGTAGATTTTTTgctgcagtaagtggttatttgtttgaaaatttgtggTTGGTTGTAACAGATATTGCGTACAAGAATAAAATGATATCACTGATTTCAAGTGATTTGATAGCAACAGTTGAGTAAGAAGTTAATGTGGTTCCCAATATTTTGGTACCAGGAATGGTATTATGCAGAATAATAATTTGGTCATTTTAAATGGTCAGCCTTTTTGCAGCAGTTAGTGGTTATTTGATTGAAAACTTGTGGTTGGTCCTCACACATATTTTGTTCAACAATAAATTGATCAACCTCATTTCAGTGCATTTGATATTAAGGTTTGATTAAGTAGTTAATGTGCATCGCGTGATATGGTCAAATGGAGTGGTATTTGGCAGAATAGTTATTTGATCATTTTAACTGGTTTGATTATTTGGTTCAGTAAGTGGTTATTGACGTACAATTTTCTGGTTATTTGTCTCAGACATTTTGTACAAAAGCAGAATACTGGAAATCGATATCACTAGCAAAGTATAAATAGAACATTTGTGTCCAATGATTGTAAATATGTTGTTCACCACATATTTCAAATGACATCACCAAAAAAATGTAACAACATACATGTCAGGAATTGAATCCTAAATGTGAATATTGTATTTCAAAACACATTGTCAATATTAGTTGTGGACGACTGTGTGTTTTGCATGTCATTGTGTAATGATGTCAGCAGTGACATGAACCCAGTGGATTGCACACCTGATACCTGCATGACAGAACAAGAGTATAAAATGCCATCTAAATATATGCAGGACTTACTAAATGtgaaatcaataaattataaaatcagaATTGAATCTTACCGGTCCAATTGAGTTGGATGTTGTGTAATGTGTGTTGACTGTGACATCACTGTTGTTTCTCAATGTTGTATATGGTACGTCCATAATTGTTTCCTTTATGAGTAGTCGATATGAAGTTAGTTTAACTTGCATTAGTTTGGAAATTTTTACATAACGAAATGATTATTGCAACTAAACacagtaaaaattaataacataattacTTACACCAATAGCATTGGATGTTTGATTAGTGCCTTTTGTTGATGGTTTCTTTCTTCTGATTGTCTCAGTTGTTGACTTCAACCTTCTTGTCTTAGGTCGACCCTTTCGCTTCACACTTTTGGGGCTTTGGATTTGAGCAGTGTTTGTAGTGGTGTCTACATCATGGCCTATGTTACTATCACACAGGTGTTCTTCTTGTATGTGGCTATTGTTGTCGACGTATGGTGAAGATGAAATTTGTAGGTCATGCTTCTTTACAAATGAACTAAGGTTGTCAACCAATAATTGTGTCATGTGTACTGAGTCACAAGCAATCTCAGCAATATTTCCAAAAGTGTTCATTAAGTTATCATACCGTTCAATATGTGGGTCCTTTTCGTTGTTGTTGTATGTTGCTCTAATATATGTGTGTTTTCTGCGGACACTTTTACACCATCTTCTGAGTATGTACTTAGCAGGAACCTGTATCACTCGCTCTTGGgccaaaacacaaacacaatgTCTACATATAATGCCCCTGAACTCAAAAAGCAAACAACTGCAATTAACATCCATTGTGTCTCGCTGAAATGTAACCATGAATGCCCTCTCTTCCCTTATTTCATTATGAATGAAGTCCTCCATCACCTTGTACAGTGACGAATTATCTTGTACCACAACGCCATCAacgaaacaattaattttacctCTAAATTCTAACTGTATTTCTGCAAACTTAGCATGTGTGTAATGCTTTTGGAATTGGCGCTCTATGAGTGATTGTGAACCGCATGGAAGAGTTGTGTTTAATGATGTGAAGTCAGCTTGGGTCTCTTTTTCTGTCTTGTGTTGTAGTGCATTGTCATATTGTTTAACAAATTCTTGAAGAGTAGTGCGTGAGTTAATATATCCATCAAAGAATGCATTCATGCTCTCGCTTCTTTGAGTTGTTGACATGCCAGCCCAAAAACTGTTTCTCAAGTAACAAGGAACCCACATTTGACGTTCTTCGTAAAGTGAAGAAAGCCATTCATTCTTGTGAAGTGAAAAGGTTGTTACCATCCTCTCCCAtccataaacaaaattttcaactgAATCAGAATTGTACACAACTTCCTTAAGTTGGCGCTTGATATCTTTGTAAGCTGCATAACTCTGTAACTTCTCaggtatttttttcattatatgcCATAAGCACCACCTATGACGAGTGTTAGGAAACACTAAAGAAATGGCTTTCTTCATTGCTTTGCACTGATCCGTAACAATTCCTTCAGGTGGTCTATTGGACATGCATCGAAGCCATGAATTAAATAGCCAAACAAATGAATTTGTGTCCTCTGAACATAACAAACCACAACCTAACAATATAGACTGGCCATGATGGTTAACACCAACGAAAGGAGCAAATGGCATGTCGTACTTATTCGTTAAGTATGTTGTGTCAAAAGAAATGACATCACCAAAATACTCACAAGCTGCCCTACTTCGTGCATCAGCCCAAAACACATTAAGTATGCGGTTGTCGTCATCCACATCAATCTCGTAAAAAAAATCCTTATTCAATTCTCTCATGGAAGAGAAATGATTTAAGAGTGTCTTAGCATCACCATCTTTTGATAAGGCTCTTCTTTGTTTGGCCACATAATTTCTAACATCGTGTTCGACAAACTCCATGTTCTCATAACCTCCACTTGCACAAACCAAGGACCGAAAACTCTTGTTAATCCTAACTCCTGCTTCGGCATTCAAGTCCAGAGTTCTTTTGACGTTGAGATTCATTCTTTTATTGCCTCGGAACAATCTGGACTTTGTTGGACTAAGATCATGACTATGTACATCATCAAATCCTGAAATGTACCATTTATCATCTCTTTTTGATACAATCATTCGAGCTGAACAGTCATTAGCACATGTTGGACGTCCAATCATTTGATTTTGAATGGCAGAGACATATTTTCCAGCCCTAGAACACACCATCATGAAGTAACATAATTCGTTCTTGTTGTTCTTCCTTGAACTCCTTGTACGAATTCCAAAACCCTTTGATATTGCATATTGTCTATAAAATAACTTGACTTCATTAACAGTTTCAAAAACCATTCCAATTGTTGGAGCGATTGAGAGAGGTTGAACATTGTCTTCATTTAATTCTTCTTGTGCTTTTTCGTGTTGGTCAtcattttcaatatcatccaaAGATGTATTTGTATGATCCATGTACCTGATTTTCCtacatttatgaaataaaaaaatgaattttttatatgtcCATAaccatttaaataaatattcacatATCAATGAAcaaataaccacttactgcagcAATAAATGTTGGTCATCAATGTCAACTTCATCCAAAAATGTATTCAAATGTTGATCAACAATGTCATTATCATCCAAATATGCATGTATAATGTCCATGGACTTTGTTTAAGCACATTCATTCAGTTAACcttttattgttcattattgGACTAATTAATATCGTCCTTCATTAATTTAAGTTAGTACTTTTCTATACGTCCATAACCAGTTTAACAAATAACCACATACCAATGAGGAAACAACCATTTACTGTAACGTTAAATCTTTTCAAACGTCCACTATGCAATGCTATCTGTCACACCGAACATTACACACCATTGTACCATGTGTATGCATTCAAAGGGGGTATAAATTCAAAGATGACACTAAGAACAATATGACAAACAcaaagaagatgacaaagatCATTTCCCAACAATAAAGGCAGTGAACAACCTTCTGGCCAGCTGTAAATGTTTCTTACTTTGAATGGAAAGTTGTAATAACTTACCTATTCAATAAAACTGCAATGGTTGTTGAGATTAATGCACTTCAATAAATGAGTCTCAGCTCTCCCCATTCGGTCATCTCGTCTGCTACCAATATTAGGGTTTATGGTTGGGTTTGAACTTTATTTTGTTGGGAACAACATTGTCTCTACCTTTTATTTCAATCATAAAACCAGAAAAGTGTGTGGGTCATTAAGTTTTGGCAGAGACATTAAATAGACAGTGATTGCATGACTTCTATCACAAGCAATCACATTTAATGTTTCTTAAGGGCATTTATGTAATTGCAGAATTGTCTTATTAAACCCTCTGGTTGGATAGGAATACGAAACATTTCACTGCAACGGCACAATATTTGCGCTTCCTTGCTGGTATGCCCAATTTTAATGCTTCATTTTCGTCACCCCCAATTAATTGTTTGGTTCTGGATTATATGTGCTTATTGCCACatcctcttcatttttttaattttgagaagaACAACACCGACCTTCGTTCTTGTCTCCCCGATTTTGAAATTTCCCCCATTGTTAGGGTTACTTTTGGTGCATACATCCTCtgaaattttgtgtttttctcatGCACACTTCATACGATTTAGGGAATACATGGTTCTAGTTTGGTGaacttcatattttttgtacattttttttgtgtgaacAGCAACCGAGAGCAATGGAGCCATGGGAAGAACTTGATATTGATGAAAGTGATCTTGATAGTTTTATTCGCCGTTGCAACTCTAATGACACTGTCATCCCGGGCCCTGCTGGTGTCATTGAGGCAGCTATGCTTAACCGACAAGTGAATGAAAACATTCCAACACAAGAATTTTTGAGTGACATAGCTAAAGCTAGTTTTGATCGTGACTTCACTTCCAATGCATGGTTATGGGCTGAAAAATTCATTGACATCCACGGTAAAAACCTAATTGGGAGTTGATGTTCATAGTTTTTTTGTAATTTGCTATTTTAGGAAGATTATCGAAATAGTTATTTCATTTGCAGAATTGTTGATTAAACATGAGGTTGAGCATATCTCAACCCTTGATTCATTGAGAGGAACTTGTAAGTTATCGTTGTTGCGATGTATTGTTAAAGCTTGTGAACATAACGGATTGGGtgacatgaaaataacaattcgGGTAGGTTGATGTATATTTACTTTGACGACCAGCTTCAAATATAATTCTGATAAATGAACCTCTTTCTTAACAGGATCCAACAGGGACTGTAAAAGCAAGTGTTCACCACAAGGCCATTGATCATCCTGAAATAGGCATACACTTAAAAGTTGGAAGTGTGATAATCCTACAAGATGTaagtatatttcattttcattaacaCTTAGCTATTGACCTTATATTCCCACATAAAAATATGGATTCCGCCAATAATATTTCTACAGGTTTCAATTTTTTCACCAATACGTGGAACATACTATCTTAACATAACTCTGAGGAATATtgtcaaggtaaagattttggTGAACAATTTTCTATTGTACTATTATATATGTTGTAAACTTTTCTATGACTTTAAATGATACTCTCGGATTGTGCAGGTTTTTGGAAGTGATATTGGGGGCCCAACTGATGACCTAGTACGTCTATCAATACCAATTGATACCAACAAGCCTCCAACACGCTCCGTTGATGACATTCTATCGAAATTGATTCCACCTCTTCAAAAACCTCAAGGCACTGGATGAAAGAAGAACAATATAAATGGCCTATGTTAAAACTTTCATAATTTCCTTGCCTGTATTTCAGATTTATCGTTGTTGTTTGTTGTCGAATATTGTGCGTGGTCACATGGATGtgttatttagaaaaatttgtgaACTACTTAACTTATGTTGATCAATTTGTTGTTGCATTAAGTGCTTATGTAATGTTCGTTATGTTATAAGTTTTATATGAAGTTCATTTCGtgaaaattaaaagtgtttaaCTTTATGGACAACTTTATTCGGTTATTTATTGAATTGGTTTTCTACAACAATACAAGTGGTTATTTATGCAATTTGGTTTTGTACACCAccacgagcgtccaattttctggaggagcgtccaattttctggaggagcgtccaattttctggagGAGCGTCCAATTTTATGGAGGAGCGTCCAAttttatggacgagcgtccacttctgtacgatcttctggacgagcgtccttctGGATGAGCGTCTGCACGAGCGTCCACATGTGGACGACCGTCCTTCTGGATGagcgtctggacgagcgtccatctGGTCCAGCGTCTGCACGACCTTTAAACGACCGTCCATGTGCCAGCGACTGAcgtatggacgagcgtccactagCTTATCGAGCGTGGACTTGATCTTCTGTGGACGACCGTCCTCTTGTGCGTGCAGGGGGCGACGAGCGTCAGCTTGCTATGAAATGTTCGTGcgctcgctatgtgacgagcgtccTGGGCGACAGGGTGATGTGCGAAAACGCTGCACGCTCGGTCAGCTGTACAGAACGAACGCTGGGTCACGTGTAGAGAGCGCTCGTTCACTAAATGCATAGGCGCTGATTTGGTTACAATAAATGGGCGAAAACGCTGGACGCTTGGTCAACTGTACAGAACGAACGCTCGGTCACGTGTAGAGAGCGCTCGTTCACTAAATGCATAGGCGCTGATTTGGTTACAATAAATGGTTATGTTGTTAGACCTTTGTGGTTAtttctgaattttattttgtacaacAATATTACTGGTTAACTGGATATATGGACATCTTTGATGCACTAACTGGATATATGGACAACTTTATTCGGTTATTTACTGAACGACcgcgatattccaacaacacATTTTTAACACTCTTTTAACACTATTTCATGGATAACTGTAATATTTGAAACGTACAATGTATCATTTTGTTGTGTATGTTGTGTAACTGAATCTCTATTAATGGTGTgttataatgaatttaattatgtCATACAAAATGGTGCCTAAAAGACTCTTTTAACACTATTTCATGGATaacactccttggcctcacatcacatcaccatccaccctctcccacctcTGGAACACCTCCACAAGCCTCAGACCGGTCCAGATTAGCATAAAAGTCAGTTTTCTGTcgaatggtgacctgtgttaaTCTGACTgggtacctgtgttggactttctgtacaaattggcaatttctctcgggtaatcgtttacagggatgctgtaaacgattaccagccccatttttcagcactctcactcattccttgcacagcttgctcccccaagtcatgaggggtcaccccaccctccttggcctcacatcacatcaccatccaccctctcccacctcTGGAACACCTCCACAAGCCTCAGACGGGTCCAGATTAGCATAAAAGTCAGTTTTCTGTcgaatggtgacctgtgttcatctgactgagtacctgtgttggactttctgtacaaattggcaatttctctcgggtaatcgtttacagggatgctgtaaacgattaccagccccatttttcagcactctcactcattccttgcacagcttgctcccccaagtcatgaggggtcaccccaccctccttggcctcacatcacatcaccatccaccctctcccaccactggaacacctccacaagcctcagacaggtccaTAAGTGCCTACAAGTCAGTTTTCTGTcgaatggtgacctgtgttcatctgactgagtacctgtgttggactttctgtacaaattcccaatttctctcgggtaatcgtttacagggatgctgtaaacgattaccagccccatttttcagcactctcactcattccttgcacagcttgctcccccaagtcatgaggggtcaccccaccctccttggcctcacatcacatcaccatccaccctctcccaccactggaacacctccacaagcctcagacaggtccaGATTAGCATAAAAGTCTCTTTTctgtccaatggtgacctgtgttcatctgactgggtacctgtgttggactttctgtacaaattggcaatttctctcgggtaatcgtttacagggttgctgtaaacgattaccagccccttttttcagcactctcactcactccttgcacagcttgctcccccaagtcatgaggggtcaccccaccctccttggcctcacatcacatcaccatccaccctctcccacctcTGGAACACCTCCACAAGCCTCAGACGGGTCCAGATTAGCATAAAAGTCAGTTTTCTGTcgaatggtgacctgtgttcatctgactgagtacctgtgttggactttctgtacaaattggcaatttctctcgggtaatcgtttacagggatgctgtaaacgattaccagccccatttttcagcactctcactcattccttgcacagcttgctcccccaagtcatgaggggtcaccccaccctccttggcctcacatcacatcaccatccaccctctcccaccactggaacacctccacaagcctcagacaggtccaGAAGTGCCTACAAGTCAGTTTTctgtccaatggtgacctgtgttcatctgactgcgtacctgtgttggactttctgtacaaattcccaatttctctcgggtaatcgtttacagggttgctgtaaacgattaccaggcccttttttcagcactctcactcattccttgcactaCTTCGTCCCCCTACTCATCACGGGTCACTCCACGCTTCTTGCGTTCACATcaatcaccaacacccatctCCCCACTCAGAAATTTATCAAATCCTTCGcattaattaccattaattttagtgaaaatggtCTCGTACtgttgaaatttttattataatgctgcgttgatttttcattcattaattttgtcattataacaaacacaaacgcaaagtaaaaacaattcaTTTCGAAATCCAAccactattcttattacaaacACATAGTGTACATTGTCAAATAACATTAGGTACATATTTCAACATCTTATACATGTCAAAATTGTCAAATAACATTAGGTACATATTTGAACATCTTATACAtgtcaaaatttgataatttcttaGCAATCCTAGACAATGCCGTATAGATGTAGGGCTTCCATTCTGCTAATGTTCTCATTGTCCAGCATCCAGTCACACAGTGAGAGAGAAGACGGACGAGAGACAAGGCTTGAACGAACGAGAAAAAGCAAGGCTTGAACGAAGAGAGACGGACGACACAACAATACAAGTGttcaacttcaatttcaatgtcaaatatttttcGTACAGTTAGTGGTTATCTGTTAAGTTATATATGGTTATTTGCTCAATAACTTTTGTTCACTGCAAGTTCTGCTAATTTAGTTAATAGCTTATGTACACAAAATGGACAGTGGTGATACTACTGCATAACTAATCCTTCACTATACATagtaaacaacttaaaaaacCATAGAACAAAAATTGTTTCATATTCTATCATATTCCAGCAACATCATTACAAGTTATATCCTATTTCATGACTTCTTCATTTGCTATAGCATTCCACAGTTCTTCATTACTGTACTTCTATGCATATTTC from the Vigna angularis cultivar LongXiaoDou No.4 chromosome 3, ASM1680809v1, whole genome shotgun sequence genome contains:
- the LOC128195859 gene encoding protein FAR1-RELATED SEQUENCE 5-like, which translates into the protein MDIIHAYLDDNDIVDQHLNTFLDEVDIDDQHLLLQKIRYMDHTNTSLDDIENDDQHEKAQEELNEDNVQPLSIAPTIGMVFETVNEVKLFYRQYAISKGFGIRTRSSRKNNKNELCYFMMVCSRAGKYVSAIQNQMIGRPTCANDCSARMIVSKRDDKWYISGFDDVHSHDLSPTKSRLFRGNKRMNLNVKRTLDLNAEAGVRINKSFRSLVCASGGYENMEFVEHDVRNYVAKQRRALSKDGDAKTLLNHFSSMRELNKDFFYEIDVDDDNRILNVFWADARSRAACEYFGDVISFDTTYLTNKYDMPFAPFVGVNHHGQSILLGCGLLCSEDTNSFVWLFNSWLRCMSNRPPEGIVTDQCKAMKKAISLVFPNTRHRWCLWHIMKKIPEKLQSYAAYKDIKRQLKEVVYNSDSVENFVYGWERMVTTFSLHKNEWLSSLYEERQMWVPCYLRNSFWAGMSTTQRSESMNAFFDGYINSRTTLQEFVKQYDNALQHKTEKETQADFTSLNTTLPCGSQSLIERQFQKHYTHAKFAEIQLEFRGKINCFVDGVVVQDNSSLYKVMEDFIHNEIREERAFMVTFQRDTMDVNCSCLLFEFRGIICRHCVCVLAQERVIQVPAKYILRRWCKSVRRKHTYIRATYNNNEKDPHIERYDNLMNTFGNIAEIACDSVHMTQLLVDNLSSFVKKHDLQISSSPYVDNNSHIQEEHLCDSNIGHDVDTTTNTAQIQSPKSVKRKGRPKTRRLKSTTETIRRKKPSTKGTNQTSNAIGVSGVQSTGFMSLLTSLHNDMQNTQSSTTNIDNVF